The DNA window GCACCTGGAACCAGAACCCGTCGGGGTCGATCTGGGTGGCGTGCGCGCGCAGCGCGTCGTCGCGGACCGGGAAGTAGGTGGCGCAGTCGACCCGGGTGGTGATCCGCTCGCCCTTGTCGGGTCGCTCCTCCCAGCGCTTCATCCAGTCGCCGTAGGGCGACTCGTGGCCGGCGGCGAGCATCGCCTCGTGCAGGCTCATGATCTTGGCGCGCGAGAAGCCCACGTCGTAGTAGAGCTTCAGCGGCTGCCACGGCTCGCCCAGCTCCGGGTGACGCTCGGGGTCGCCGGCCGCCTCGAACGCCGCCACCGCGACCTTGTGGGTCATGATGTGGTCCGGGTGCGGGTAGCCGCCCTCCTCGTCGTAGGTGGTGACCACGTGCGGGCGGAACTGTCGCATCAGCCGCACCAGCGGCGCGGCGGCGACCTCCACCTCCTGCAGCGCGAAGCAGCCCTCCGGCAGCGGCGGGAGCGGGTCGCCCTCGGGCAGCCCGGAGTCGACGAAGCCGAGCCAGGCCTGCTCGACACCGAGGACGGCGCGGGCGGCGTCCATCTCGGCCCGGCGGATGTCGCCGATGTTGGCCCACACGTCGGGGCGGTCCATCTTGGGGTTCAGCACGCTGCCCCGCTCACCACCGGTGCAGGTGACGACCAGGACATCCACCCCCTCGGCGACGTATTTCGCCATGGTGGCGGCACCCTTGCTCGACTCGTCGTCGGGATGGGCGTGCACCGCCATGAGACGCAGTTGCTCTGCCACCTTCGGCGCTCCTCGTCTGTGCCGGCCGACCGGCCCGTCCCCGGGCCGACCGGCTGACCTGCCGGAATCTCCCCCCGCGCCCGCGAACGCCCCCGTGACGGCCGGTCGGGACCGTTGCCGGAGTGGTCGGGACCACCCTGGCCGGTCGAAGCCGACCTGCCATCCTTGACTCAGCGCCGGGCTGGGAAGATGGACCCTGCCATTCTTGCCGATGCCGCCGACAACAACGCCAGGAGATACCCGCCGGTGAGCGAGACGCACACCACAGTCGCACCGGACACGCCCGTCTTCCCGCCCGGCCGGTACGGCCGCCGCCGGGAGCCGGGGCGCCGCCGGCCACTCCTGCTCGCCCTGGTGGTCGCGGTCGTGCTGGCCCTCCTCGGGTTGGGCGCCGCGAAGCTCTACACCCAGTACGGCGATCCCGACTACCAGGGCGAGATGATCAGCTACACCGGGATCACCGACTCCCGGGTGGTGGTCGACTTCCGGGTCACCGTGCCGCCGGGCGGCTCCGCCACCTGCCTGCTGCGGGCCCGCTCGCACGACGGCGCCGAGGTGGGCCATGTCGAGGCCACGGTGACCGCCGCACCCGGCCAACGCCACGTCCGGACCACGCGGGAGGTGCCGACCACCGCCCGGCCGTTCATCGGCGAGGTGCTGCGCTGCCGACCGGCCGGCTGAGCCGGACCCCCGGCGAGCCGCCGGGACACGCACCCCAGGTCCCGCCACCGGCACCCGGGGTGATCGACCACACCCCGACGGGTGCGGCACTGGTAACTTGGTGGTTTCACCTGTCAGCCAGTCCGCACCAACCGAGGAGATCGCCTGTGTCCACAAACGGAAACGAGGCGCCCGCCACCTGGCTGTCCCAGGACGCTCACGACCGCCTCCAGGCCGAGCTCGACGAGCTGATCGCCAACCGGCCGGTCATCGCCGCCGAGATCAACGCCCGGCGCGAGGAGGGCGACCTGCGGGAGAACGGTGGCTACCACGCCGCCCGCGAGGAGCAGGGCAAGGCCGAGGGTCGCATCCTCTACCTCAAGGAGCTGCTGCGCACCGCCAAGGTCGGTGAGGCGCCGGACGCCGACGCGGTGTCGCCCGGCATGGTCGTCACGATCTACTTCGACGACGACGCCGACGACACCGAGACGTTCCTGCTCGGCTCCCGCGAGATCGCCTCCACCACCGACCTCACCGTCTACAGCCCCGAGTCCGCGCTCGGCAAGGCGATCCTCGGCGGCAAGGCGGGGCAGACCTGCACCTACACCGCGCCCAGCGGCGCCGACATCAAGGTGACCGTGGTCTCCTTCGAGCCCTACTCGGGCTGACCCGCCGGCGGACCCGCGCCGGCCGGCTCGGGTCCGACCCGACCGAGGCTGACAGGCTCCTCGGCCCGAGCCACACATCGCCGAACGCCCCGACCGGATCATCCGGCCGGGGCGTTCGCGGGTGCGGGCGCGCTCAGCCCTCGCCCGCGAAGACCACCTGGTAGCCGCTGGCGCGCAACGCGCTGATCAACGTGTCCGAGTGCTCCACCCCGCGGGTCTCCACGGAGAGCGCCACCTCCACCTCGCCGAGCCGCAGGTGCGGGTTGGCGCGCTGGTGCACCACGTCCACCACGTTGGCCCGGTGCTCGGCGATCTCGCCGAGCAGCGAGGCGAGCTGACCGGGCCGGTCGGTGCAGCGCACCGTGATGCGCAGGAAACGCCCGGCCGCCGCCAGGCCGTGCTCGATCACCCGGAGCATCAGCAGCGGATCGATGTTGCCGCCGGAGAGCACCGCCACCGCCGGCGTGGCCACCTCCACGGCGCCGGCCATCAGCGCCG is part of the Micromonospora sp. WMMD980 genome and encodes:
- the mca gene encoding mycothiol conjugate amidase Mca, producing the protein MAEQLRLMAVHAHPDDESSKGAATMAKYVAEGVDVLVVTCTGGERGSVLNPKMDRPDVWANIGDIRRAEMDAARAVLGVEQAWLGFVDSGLPEGDPLPPLPEGCFALQEVEVAAAPLVRLMRQFRPHVVTTYDEEGGYPHPDHIMTHKVAVAAFEAAGDPERHPELGEPWQPLKLYYDVGFSRAKIMSLHEAMLAAGHESPYGDWMKRWEERPDKGERITTRVDCATYFPVRDDALRAHATQIDPDGFWFQVPMDLQQRAWPTEDFQLARSLVDSPLPESDLFAGVRETCRAR
- a CDS encoding DUF4307 domain-containing protein; the encoded protein is MSETHTTVAPDTPVFPPGRYGRRREPGRRRPLLLALVVAVVLALLGLGAAKLYTQYGDPDYQGEMISYTGITDSRVVVDFRVTVPPGGSATCLLRARSHDGAEVGHVEATVTAAPGQRHVRTTREVPTTARPFIGEVLRCRPAG
- the greA gene encoding transcription elongation factor GreA, giving the protein MSTNGNEAPATWLSQDAHDRLQAELDELIANRPVIAAEINARREEGDLRENGGYHAAREEQGKAEGRILYLKELLRTAKVGEAPDADAVSPGMVVTIYFDDDADDTETFLLGSREIASTTDLTVYSPESALGKAILGGKAGQTCTYTAPSGADIKVTVVSFEPYSG